A stretch of the Capra hircus breed San Clemente chromosome 10, ASM170441v1, whole genome shotgun sequence genome encodes the following:
- the LOC102170877 gene encoding cytochrome c oxidase subunit 7C, mitochondrial → MLGQSIRRFTTSVIRRSHYEEGPGKNIPFSVENKWRLLAMMTLFFGSGFAAPFFIVRHQLLKK, encoded by the coding sequence ATGTTGGGACAGAGCATACGGAGGTTCACAACCTCTGTGATTCGTCGGAGCCACTATGAGGAGGGTCCAGGGAAGAATATACCATTTTCAGTGGAAAACAAGTGGAGGTTACTAGCTATGATGACTTTGTTCTTTGGGTCTGGATTTGCTgcacctttctttatagtaagACACCAACTGCTTAAAAAGTAA